The proteins below are encoded in one region of Phycisphaerales bacterium:
- a CDS encoding peptidase E has product MHRHILAIGGCPQEGDWIRFVRFMAKLTGKRTPRLAVLPTAGGDAEHSISMAKQWASQVPVQLDVISLFRREHEQLRPAILKADAIFVGGGNTVNMLAIWRAHGVDHVLKEAYHSGVVLGGVSAGMICWFQAGMTDSYLKNTSAPIRDGLGLLPGSACPHFDSEHHRRPAYLAAIAGGFPNGIAADDRCGVLYRDEQIAEVITTTPSAKAYRITKAKSDQQIEPLDTKLLPPLDTA; this is encoded by the coding sequence ATGCACCGTCACATTCTGGCAATTGGTGGATGTCCACAAGAAGGCGATTGGATACGATTTGTACGATTCATGGCCAAGCTCACTGGCAAGAGAACGCCCCGACTGGCCGTTCTCCCCACCGCCGGCGGAGATGCGGAGCATTCAATATCAATGGCGAAGCAATGGGCGAGCCAAGTTCCAGTCCAGCTTGATGTCATTTCTTTGTTCCGCCGCGAGCACGAGCAACTTCGCCCTGCGATCCTAAAAGCGGATGCAATTTTTGTTGGCGGCGGGAACACCGTCAATATGCTTGCTATTTGGCGAGCACATGGCGTCGACCATGTCCTTAAGGAAGCTTATCATTCTGGCGTCGTGCTCGGCGGGGTCAGTGCGGGCATGATCTGCTGGTTCCAGGCTGGCATGACTGATTCTTATCTGAAAAACACCTCCGCTCCAATCCGCGATGGCCTTGGGCTGCTGCCAGGTAGCGCGTGTCCCCATTTCGATAGTGAGCATCATCGTAGACCAGCTTATCTTGCCGCGATTGCTGGCGGGTTTCCAAATGGAATTGCTGCTGACGACAGATGTGGTGTGCTTTATCGTGATGAACAGATTGCTGAGGTCATCACAACCACCCCTAGCGCCAAGGCCTACCGCATCACCAAGGCTAAAAGTGATCAACAAATTGAACCCCTCGACACTAAATTGCTGCCGCCTCTCGATACTGCCTGA
- a CDS encoding histidine phosphatase family protein, with protein sequence MRKLILLRHAKSDWDDETLSDHDRPLAARGIRDAPRMGLLLAEKQLIPDLIISSTACRARTTAHAVAESGGFDARLMETESLYHSSPGQIISVLNREASDESCVMLVGHNPGMEMLASSLAGSYQVFPTAAIGAFDCDVMDWGSFDLGDPVRLIGLWRPKEI encoded by the coding sequence ATGCGAAAATTAATCTTGCTACGGCATGCGAAGTCGGACTGGGATGATGAAACCCTCTCTGATCATGATCGACCTCTTGCGGCTCGAGGTATACGTGATGCCCCGCGTATGGGCCTCTTGCTTGCTGAGAAACAGCTCATTCCGGATCTCATCATCAGCTCCACAGCCTGTCGGGCCCGGACTACGGCACATGCGGTGGCGGAGTCAGGTGGATTCGATGCTCGTCTCATGGAGACAGAGTCTTTGTATCACTCTTCGCCGGGGCAGATTATTTCAGTGCTCAATCGCGAGGCATCAGATGAATCATGCGTCATGCTAGTTGGACATAATCCAGGTATGGAGATGCTTGCAAGTAGTCTTGCTGGGTCCTATCAGGTCTTCCCGACGGCAGCGATTGGCGCCTTTGATTGTGATGTTATGGATTGGGGTTCGTTTGATCTGGGAGATCCCGTTCGTCTGATCGGTCTCTGGCGACCGAAGGAAATTTGA
- a CDS encoding carboxymuconolactone decarboxylase family protein — translation MRITVNKDVAKKEFQPFKDDPVFAESAALVSQGRDPVQMLQALSMVPGGLRTLAAASQAVYPGGTLDQTTKELVIIKASQSNNCQFCLNSHVDICRNAGISDDPINMLLDSESQTPAQRAALQFVAAAMQDSNAIADNIFDELRTHFTEAQIAELALLLGYINMLNMFNNCLQVRYQSDYKPASD, via the coding sequence ATGCGAATCACCGTGAACAAGGATGTTGCAAAAAAAGAATTCCAGCCATTCAAGGATGACCCTGTCTTTGCTGAAAGCGCTGCCCTGGTCAGCCAAGGGCGAGATCCAGTGCAAATGCTCCAAGCACTTTCCATGGTTCCAGGTGGACTTCGCACTCTGGCAGCAGCAAGCCAGGCTGTCTACCCTGGCGGCACACTTGATCAGACCACAAAAGAACTCGTGATTATCAAGGCATCACAATCAAACAACTGCCAGTTCTGCCTCAATTCTCACGTTGATATTTGTCGCAATGCTGGCATTAGCGATGATCCGATCAACATGCTTCTCGACAGTGAATCGCAGACACCAGCTCAACGAGCAGCCCTTCAATTTGTGGCTGCAGCAATGCAGGACAGCAATGCGATCGCAGATAACATATTTGATGAGCTACGGACTCATTTTACAGAAGCACAGATTGCAGAACTCGCCCTGCTTCTTGGATACATCAACATGCTCAACATGTTCAATAACTGCCTACAAGTTCGCTATCAAAGTGACTACAAGCCTGCCTCTGATTAG
- a CDS encoding dCMP deaminase family protein translates to MSDKWHIRFLALADSIATWSKDPSRGVGCVIVNPAKQICATGFNGLPRGIEDLPERLERPAKYDLICHAEMNAIVQCAFSGTACSGTTLYASFSPCSHCAIAIVQAGISRVVTWKEETIDPQWAASLSGAIEMFSEAGIDYVALPRPRTGDVTTEEK, encoded by the coding sequence ATGTCTGACAAATGGCATATTCGTTTCTTGGCCCTGGCAGACTCCATCGCTACATGGAGCAAGGATCCGAGCCGCGGTGTCGGATGCGTTATTGTGAATCCAGCCAAGCAAATCTGCGCAACTGGATTCAATGGACTCCCCCGTGGAATTGAAGATCTGCCAGAGCGACTTGAACGCCCCGCCAAGTATGACCTGATCTGCCATGCTGAGATGAATGCGATCGTCCAATGTGCTTTTAGTGGAACCGCCTGTTCAGGCACCACGCTCTACGCTTCATTCAGCCCCTGCTCGCATTGCGCTATTGCGATCGTCCAAGCGGGCATCTCTCGGGTTGTCACCTGGAAGGAAGAGACGATTGACCCTCAATGGGCCGCAAGCCTTAGCGGAGCGATCGAGATGTTTAGTGAAGCAGGCATTGACTATGTGGCACTACCTCGACCAAGAACAGGCGATGTCACAACTGAAGAAAAATGA
- a CDS encoding protease inhibitor I42 family protein yields the protein MHISKVVRTSNVIVLMGLLAFFTAACQNKPSKPNLTVGPAANDQGTIMEKGQILEIRLPSNPSTGYRWVRMGPLTPNMMRPINHNYEPPNSDLLGAEGTDVFQWETYGPGLYTVNYSYRKSSTSNDADKGFKYTVTVK from the coding sequence ATGCATATTTCCAAAGTCGTACGGACGAGCAACGTCATTGTCTTGATGGGCCTGTTAGCTTTTTTTACGGCCGCCTGCCAGAACAAACCAAGTAAGCCCAATCTCACCGTAGGACCTGCAGCAAATGATCAGGGTACGATTATGGAGAAGGGGCAGATTCTAGAAATCAGACTCCCATCGAATCCATCTACAGGATATCGCTGGGTGCGTATGGGACCTCTCACCCCCAACATGATGAGGCCCATCAACCATAACTACGAACCACCGAACTCTGATCTTCTTGGCGCAGAAGGAACAGATGTTTTCCAGTGGGAAACGTATGGCCCCGGCTTGTACACCGTCAATTACAGCTACCGAAAGTCTTCTACCTCGAACGACGCAGACAAGGGCTTTAAGTACACCGTTACGGTCAAGTAA
- a CDS encoding potassium/proton antiporter, whose translation MDQQFLNIAYVTLALGLLLGISCSVSRLSSWAGIPISLLFLGLGMLTGQDGLGHIQFANYNAAYWVGVMALILILYHGGLNTDFKTVRRSLAPSVVLATAGVVGVASITAAGAFFVLGWFDILSWKHALLFGAIVASTDAASTFAVLKGLRLKGRVSHTIELESGLNDPVAFILVIALTEWVIGSVDLSWWLIGLIFYQLIIGAAVGLYVGFIHRKIMNWIRLPMLGLYPVRTVAMALASYGLASVLQGSGFMAVYIAGITAASGHLPLKSVLLRVHDALAWLGQISMFIVLGLLIKPSNLGSVAIPGTLLGLFIAFVARPTSVILCLLPFRYRWNERLAVSFLGLRGAVPIILAIIPVLSIQAAHEHSENMKELFGLVFFAVVVSCIVPGAFVRPITRILRIRNDTPRQPVAEIEILSIDKLDRHQQTFLITEDSPAAGVKLRDFPLPEDINVMMIMRGPKIFAARGKTVLEPGDHAFILYPPDQEEAVRKLVYGTDR comes from the coding sequence ATGGACCAACAGTTCCTTAATATTGCCTACGTGACGCTCGCCTTGGGGCTGCTCCTCGGCATCAGCTGTTCTGTAAGCCGCCTGAGTTCTTGGGCGGGAATTCCAATCTCACTATTATTCCTGGGACTGGGAATGCTTACGGGCCAGGATGGGCTCGGGCACATCCAATTTGCCAATTACAATGCGGCCTATTGGGTCGGCGTCATGGCGCTCATCCTCATCCTCTACCACGGTGGATTAAATACTGACTTCAAGACTGTCCGTCGCAGCCTCGCCCCAAGCGTCGTACTGGCTACTGCAGGCGTTGTAGGCGTCGCTTCTATTACTGCTGCTGGCGCCTTCTTCGTTCTTGGTTGGTTCGATATCCTAAGCTGGAAACATGCATTACTGTTCGGCGCCATTGTTGCCTCAACCGATGCAGCATCTACCTTTGCTGTGCTCAAGGGGCTCAGGCTAAAGGGACGGGTCAGCCACACCATTGAACTTGAGTCAGGGCTTAATGATCCCGTGGCTTTTATTCTGGTGATTGCACTAACCGAATGGGTGATTGGCAGTGTGGACTTGTCATGGTGGCTCATTGGGCTGATTTTCTATCAGCTCATTATTGGTGCAGCGGTTGGACTCTATGTCGGATTTATCCATCGAAAGATTATGAACTGGATTCGCCTTCCGATGCTCGGGCTTTACCCCGTGCGTACGGTCGCCATGGCATTGGCCTCATATGGGCTTGCATCAGTCCTTCAAGGGAGTGGTTTCATGGCGGTCTATATTGCAGGCATTACTGCCGCAAGTGGGCACCTTCCACTCAAGTCAGTCTTACTCCGTGTCCATGATGCATTGGCCTGGCTTGGTCAAATCTCAATGTTCATTGTGCTTGGACTACTAATTAAACCTTCAAACCTAGGATCCGTTGCTATTCCAGGCACACTGCTGGGCCTCTTTATTGCATTCGTTGCTAGACCCACATCAGTCATTCTGTGCCTGTTGCCCTTTCGCTATCGCTGGAATGAACGGCTTGCAGTTAGTTTTTTAGGATTGCGAGGCGCGGTCCCAATTATCCTCGCAATCATCCCAGTACTATCAATCCAAGCTGCCCATGAACATAGCGAAAACATGAAAGAACTTTTTGGCCTTGTGTTTTTTGCAGTTGTTGTAAGCTGTATTGTGCCTGGGGCCTTTGTCCGACCAATCACAAGAATATTACGCATTCGAAACGACACTCCACGACAACCAGTTGCTGAAATCGAAATCCTCTCCATTGATAAACTCGATCGACATCAACAAACATTCCTTATTACTGAAGATTCGCCCGCCGCTGGTGTTAAGCTGCGAGACTTCCCACTTCCAGAAGACATAAATGTGATGATGATCATGCGTGGCCCCAAGATTTTTGCCGCTCGCGGCAAGACCGTACTTGAACCCGGCGATCATGCATTCATTCTCTACCCGCCGGACCAAGAAGAGGCCGTACGCAAGCTTGTTTACGGTACAGACAGATAG